A genome region from Carassius carassius chromosome 23, fCarCar2.1, whole genome shotgun sequence includes the following:
- the LOC132101267 gene encoding cell adhesion molecule-related/down-regulated by oncogenes-like — translation MEDSGLRLLSAVLCICQTLLLNCPSVLSLSFRVEPLSVVQKQGSAVHLRCTVHPATARISWLFQGQPLDPSHQSGVELSPGSLSLSSLQSALTGSYQCLAQSETGSIISRHARVHIADIERFAETHRRTFTVNKGETAFIECPLPRSNPPALPRFRIRGKWLEQSTDEYLILPSGTLQIVSVSSEHQGMYKCGAYNPLTRETQVEAHGTKLIVRDSEDPSPVRIIYPIFSRNLTVDQSGSLTLECVVSGSRSSKVKWIKDGVELSLSSKWMLLQSNLVLNDVQLSDGGHYCCSVLTDHGAVVSVNYTVNVLAQVSILQGLSDQAVTEGSSVRFTCAANGSPTPNITWFLNSAPLATSPRLQIAGPSLHISSVMVQDQGIYQCLFDNGISSAQSVGKLSVQSEPQSSSMSGAPMKTEPSVHPIQSDEGDELFPSIREGVTGETTGLATERISDQPTPEAPIIISPPQTHNPNMYDLEWRAGRDWGIPINAYFVKYRKVDDMGHVVGSWHTVRVPGSEKSLPLSELEPSSLYEVLMVARSAAGEGQPAMLTFRTGKERTSSNKNPSKAPIVPLPEKTLEDKTTNTYYGVVIHDRVPEAPDRPTISMATESSVYVTWIPRANGGSPITAFRVEYKKQGKSGDWIIAADNISPLKLSVEVRNMEPGSTYRFRVIAMNTYGESPASATSRPYQVSLSNPPVSNRPITGPHISSTDAVSDTQIMLRWTYTPSSNNNTPIQGFYIYYRPTDSDNDSDYKRDVVEGFKFSHLIGHLQPETSYDIKMQCFNDGGESEYSNVMICETRARQPPGVPSQRPITPPDFSPADTPIQPGGLLYLIVGCVLGIMVLILLVFIVMCLWRNRQQSSLHKYDPPSYLYQSAEMNGHVLEYSTLPGSSHVNGSVHSGCGHTAPMMPQACHHLHHKLPNGLALLNGSGGLYPPGHPHTHDASLPHNTMEYDHSHPHHLHNGGGIYTALPQNDSSDCMSCQNLCNNNRCYTKTNGTFSGGTLPLMHRVAARQPDGLEMMPLNTVLSHCHGRDSPQLHGSQERDPAKEAEEGNAPPLSQNSTCLPVETKSTLEQQRGVQPVQHEDSEGPVVCWERLGLPDLHCKEKTAWISTGSLTGDLIQPTMQEI, via the exons ATGGAGGACAGTGGCCTGAGATTATTGTCCGCTGTGCTGTGCATCTGCCAAACCCTGCTCCTCAACTGCCCTT CTGTCCTGTCTCTCTCTTTTCGTGTGGAGCCTCTCTCTGTGGTACAGAAGCAGGGTAGTGCGGTCCACCTGCGTTGCACAGTGCATCCAGCCACTGCCAGAATCAGCTGGCTTTTTCAGGGTCAACCACTAGACCCTAGCCACCAGTCTGGAGTGGAACTTAGTCCAGGGTCCCTTTCTCTGTCATCTCTCCAATCAGCTCTCACAGGCTCCTACCAGTGCTTGGCGCAGTCCGAGACGGGCTCCATCATCAGCCGGCATGCACGAGTTCACATTGCAG ATATTGAGAGGTTTGCCGAGACCCATCGGAGGACATTTACTGTAAACAAGGGCGAAACCGCTTTTATCGAATGCCCACTTCCTCGTAGCAATCCACCTGCTCTCCCACGTTTCCGGATACGGGGTAAATGGCTGGAACAGTCAACAG ACGAGTATTTAATCCTGCCTTCCGGGACCCTTCAGATTGTCTCAGTGTCTTCAGAACATCAGGGCATGTATAAGTGTGGTGCTTATAACCCTTTAACCCGAGAGACCCAAGTAGAGGCTCATGGCACTAAACTCATAGTCAGAG ATTCAGAAGATCCTTCACCTGTAAGGATCATCTATCCCATCTTCTCTCGCAATCTTACAGTAGACCAATCTGGATCTCTGACGCTTGAGTGTGTCGTATCAGGAAGTCGTTCTTCAAAGGTCAAATGGATTAAAGATGGAGTGGAGCTTTCCTTGAGCTCCAAATGGATGTTGTTGCAAAGCAACCTGGTGTTGAATGATGTTCAGCTGAGTGATGGAGGACATTATTGCTGCTCTGTTCTGACTGATCATGGAGCTGTGGTCAGTGTCAACTACACTGTGAATGTGCTTG CACAAGTAAGCATCCTGCAAGGTTTGTCAGATCAGGCTGTGACAGAGGGCTCCTCCGTGAGATTTACCTGTGCTGCCAATGGTAGTCCAACCCCAAACATCACATGGTTCCTCAACTCCGCCCCTCTTGCTACTTCACCCCGCCTTCAAATTGCTGGCCCCTCTCTTCACATCTCTTCAGTAATGGTTCAAGATCAAGGAATCTACCAGTGCCTGTTTGACAACGGAATTAGCTCTGCACAATCAGTGGGAAAACTCAGTGTCCAATCAG AACCCCAGTCTAGTTCCATGTCTGGAGCTCCCATGAAGACTGAGCCTTCTGTCCACCCTATCCAGAGTGATGAGGGTGATGAACTGTTCCCCTCCATACGGGAGGGGGTGACTGGTGAAACTACAGGACTAGCCACTGAGAGAATCAGCGACCAACCTACGCCAGAAGCACCAATCATAATCAGCCCACCACAAACGCACAATCCCAACATGTATGATCTAGAGTGGCGAGCAGGTCGGGACTGGGGCATCCCTATCAATGCATACTTTGTTAAATACCGCAAG GTGGACGACATGGGTCATGTGGTGGGGAGCTGGCACACGGTGCGGGTGCCAGGCAGTGAGAAGTCCCTGCCCCTGTCTGAGCTGGAGCCATCCAGCCTGTATGAGGTTCTGATGGTGGCCCGCAGCGCTGCAGGAGAGGGCCAGCCCGCCATGCTGACCTTCCGCACTGGAAAGG AGAGGACGTCCTCTAATAAGAACCCCTCCAAGGCTCCGATTGTGCCTCTTCCAGAGAAAACACTGGAAGATAAAACCACCAACACTTACTATGGAGTGGTCATACATGACAGAG TTCCCGAGGCCCCAGATCGCCCAACTATCTCTATGGCGACAGAAAGCTCTGTTTATGTCACTTGGATCCCACGAGCCAATGGTGGCTCTCCAATCACAGCCTTTCGTGTGGAGTACAAGAAGCAGGGCAAAAGTGGGGACTGGATCATCGCGGCCGATAATATCTCACCACTTAAACTGTCTGTGGAAGTGCGCAACATGGAACCAG GTTCCACATACCGTTTCCGTGTCATTGCCATGAATACCTATGGTGAAAGCCCTGCTAGTGCCACCTCCAGGCCGTACCAGGTCTCCCTGTCGAATCCACCCGTCTCAAACCGTCCCATCACCGGCCCTCACATCTCTTCCACTGACGCTGTCAGCGATACTCAGATCATGTTACGCTGGACT TACACTCCCTCCAGTAATAACAACACACCCATCCAGGGATTCTACATCTACTATCGGCCAACAGACAGCGACAATGACAGTGACTACAAAAGAGATGTGGTGGAAG GCTTCAAATTCAGTCACTTGATTGGTCACCTCCAACCGGAGACGTCGTATGACATCAAGATGCAGTGCTTTAACGACGGCGGCGAGAGCGAATATAGTAACGTCATGATCTGTGAGACTAGAG CCCGTCAACCTCCAGGTGTGCCCAGCCAGCGCCCCATAACCCCTCCAGACTTTTCCCCCGCAGATACACCCATCCAGCCGGGCGGCCTGCTCTACCTGATCGTGGGCTGTGTTCTGGGCATCATGGTGCTCATTCTGCTGGTCTTCATCGTCATGTGCTTGTGGAGGAACCGACAGCAGAGCAGTCTGCATA AATACGACCCTCCAAGTTACCTTTACCAGTCTGCAGAGATGAACGGCCATGTTCTGGAATATTCCACGCTGCCCGGCTCCAGCCATGTGAATGGAAGCGTGCACTCGGGATGTGGACACACCGCTCCCATGATGCCCCAGGCCTGCCATCACCTCCACCACAAGCTGCCCAATGGTCTGGCTTTGCTGAACGGATCAGGAGGCCTCTACCCTCCTGGGCATCCGCACACACATGACGCCTCTCTGCCCCACAACACCATGGAGTACGATCACTCACACCCTCATCACCTTCATAAC GGTGGAGGGATATACACGGCTCTGCCCCAAAACGACTCATCGGACTGCATGAGCTGTCAAAACCTCTGCAACAACAACAG GTGTTACACAAAAACCAATGGCACTTTCTCGGGCGGTACTCTCCCTCTAATGCACCGCGTGGCAGCGCGCCAACCCGACGGGCTGGAAATGATGCCCCTCAACACCGTTTTGTCTCACTGTCATGGACGTGACAGCCCGCAGCTCCACGGCTCCCAGGAGAGAGATCCAGCCAAAGAGGCAGAGGAGGGCAATGCTCCACCCCTTTCCCAGAATTCCACTTGTCTGCCAGTGGAAACAAAATCCACCCTCGAGCAGCAGAGAG GAGTTCAGCCCGTGCAGCATGAAGACTCGGAGGGTCCTGTGGTGTGTTGGGAACGGCTGGGACTGCCTGATCTGCACTGTAAGGAAAAAACAGCCTGGATCTCTACTGGAAGCCTGACTGGAGATCTCATCCAGCCTACCATGCAAGAGATCTGA